In a single window of the Dreissena polymorpha isolate Duluth1 chromosome 3, UMN_Dpol_1.0, whole genome shotgun sequence genome:
- the LOC127871546 gene encoding probable gluconokinase isoform X3, whose translation MWMWKVIVSRIIIQKTTVGEALAKKTGWMFADADDFHSQSNKNKMSQGLPLTDEDRMPWLNAIYQHLNSLKLSSQSGIVTCSALKKQYRNILRNGATYDRPKTSAENSTSEVQNVCDHVEEGGLDLVFIHLAGEESVLRSRLEGRQGHFMPPTLLRSQLDTLEPLAEDENGIVLDIDRPCDAIVEEIVKKLDL comes from the exons ATGTGGATGTGGAAAGTAATTGTTTCACGTATAATTATACAAAA GACGACAGTTGGTGAAGCTTTGGCCAAAAAA aCTGGTTGGATGTTTGCTGATGCAGACGACTTTCATTCACAATCAAACAAGAACAAAATGTCTCAAGGGCTGCCCTTGACTGATGAG GACAGAATGCCTTGGTTAAACGCCATTTATCAGCATTTGAACAG TTTAAAACTCAGCAGCCAGTCAGGTATTGTCACTTGCTCAGCATTAAAGAAACAATATCGCAATATTCTTAGAAACGGAGCCACTTATGACAGACCTAAGACATCTGCCGAAAACTCTACAAGTGAAGTCCAGAATGTTTGTGACCATGTAGAAGAGGGTGGTCTTGATTTAGTGTTTATTCACCTAGCTGGTGAGGAAAGTGTGTTAAGGTCAAGGCTGGAAGGTCGTCAGGGTCATTTCATGCCTCCAACTCTGTTGCGATCCCAGCTTGATACTTTAGAGCCTCTTGCTGAAGATGAAAATGGAATAGTATTGGATATTGACAGGCCATGTGACGCTATCGTAGAGGAGATTGTGAAGAAATTGGACTTGTAG
- the LOC127871546 gene encoding probable gluconokinase isoform X2 — MINYKGQGYKQVPDYAITTTVGEALAKKTGWMFADADDFHSQSNKNKMSQGLPLTDEDRMPWLNAIYQHLNSLKLSSQSGIVTCSALKKQYRNILRNGATYDRPKTSAENSTSEVQNVCDHVEEGGLDLVFIHLAGEESVLRSRLEGRQGHFMPPTLLRSQLDTLEPLAEDENGIVLDIDRPCDAIVEEIVKKLDL, encoded by the exons ATGATCAAttacaaaggtcaaggttacaagcAGGTGCCCGATTATGCTATAAC GACGACAGTTGGTGAAGCTTTGGCCAAAAAA aCTGGTTGGATGTTTGCTGATGCAGACGACTTTCATTCACAATCAAACAAGAACAAAATGTCTCAAGGGCTGCCCTTGACTGATGAG GACAGAATGCCTTGGTTAAACGCCATTTATCAGCATTTGAACAG TTTAAAACTCAGCAGCCAGTCAGGTATTGTCACTTGCTCAGCATTAAAGAAACAATATCGCAATATTCTTAGAAACGGAGCCACTTATGACAGACCTAAGACATCTGCCGAAAACTCTACAAGTGAAGTCCAGAATGTTTGTGACCATGTAGAAGAGGGTGGTCTTGATTTAGTGTTTATTCACCTAGCTGGTGAGGAAAGTGTGTTAAGGTCAAGGCTGGAAGGTCGTCAGGGTCATTTCATGCCTCCAACTCTGTTGCGATCCCAGCTTGATACTTTAGAGCCTCTTGCTGAAGATGAAAATGGAATAGTATTGGATATTGACAGGCCATGTGACGCTATCGTAGAGGAGATTGTGAAGAAATTGGACTTGTAG
- the LOC127871546 gene encoding probable gluconokinase isoform X1 produces MISLMTVQYGSRLSETESSFTFFDRPKTEMIVVVIGVCGCGKTTVGEALAKKTGWMFADADDFHSQSNKNKMSQGLPLTDEDRMPWLNAIYQHLNSLKLSSQSGIVTCSALKKQYRNILRNGATYDRPKTSAENSTSEVQNVCDHVEEGGLDLVFIHLAGEESVLRSRLEGRQGHFMPPTLLRSQLDTLEPLAEDENGIVLDIDRPCDAIVEEIVKKLDL; encoded by the exons ATGATCTCATTAATGACTGTTCAATATGGGTCAAGGTTGAGTGAAACTGAAAGTAGCTTCACTTTTTTTGATCGCCCTAAAACAGAAATGATTGTCGTTGTTATTGGTGTATGTGGATGTGGAAA GACGACAGTTGGTGAAGCTTTGGCCAAAAAA aCTGGTTGGATGTTTGCTGATGCAGACGACTTTCATTCACAATCAAACAAGAACAAAATGTCTCAAGGGCTGCCCTTGACTGATGAG GACAGAATGCCTTGGTTAAACGCCATTTATCAGCATTTGAACAG TTTAAAACTCAGCAGCCAGTCAGGTATTGTCACTTGCTCAGCATTAAAGAAACAATATCGCAATATTCTTAGAAACGGAGCCACTTATGACAGACCTAAGACATCTGCCGAAAACTCTACAAGTGAAGTCCAGAATGTTTGTGACCATGTAGAAGAGGGTGGTCTTGATTTAGTGTTTATTCACCTAGCTGGTGAGGAAAGTGTGTTAAGGTCAAGGCTGGAAGGTCGTCAGGGTCATTTCATGCCTCCAACTCTGTTGCGATCCCAGCTTGATACTTTAGAGCCTCTTGCTGAAGATGAAAATGGAATAGTATTGGATATTGACAGGCCATGTGACGCTATCGTAGAGGAGATTGTGAAGAAATTGGACTTGTAG